A region of [Bacteroides] pectinophilus DNA encodes the following proteins:
- a CDS encoding DUF1275 domain-containing protein has product MKEKCETMFTKLLSEKQMSEAFINSIFLALSGGFQDAYTYNTRDKVFSNAQTGNVVLMSQYFMDGDWSRALHYFVPLIAFGLGVFFAERVQNRFRYAQKLHWRQGILLLEIIILGIVGFIPVDFNMVATTLVSFACAMQVQTFRKVNGYSYASTMCIGNLRSGTAALSLYMREKDSEKLRQAAYYFGIIFFFAIGAGIGGVMSVRYGIHVIWMSVALLLISFCLMFVEKLR; this is encoded by the coding sequence ATGAAAGAAAAATGTGAAACAATGTTTACAAAGCTTCTGTCAGAAAAACAGATGTCAGAAGCATTTATCAACAGCATATTCCTTGCATTGTCAGGAGGATTTCAGGATGCGTATACGTATAATACGCGTGATAAGGTATTCTCAAATGCGCAGACAGGTAATGTGGTGCTGATGAGCCAGTATTTTATGGATGGCGACTGGAGCAGGGCTCTGCATTATTTTGTACCGCTGATTGCATTCGGACTTGGAGTATTCTTTGCAGAGAGAGTACAGAACAGGTTCAGATATGCACAGAAGCTGCATTGGAGACAGGGGATACTTCTGCTGGAGATAATTATTCTCGGGATTGTAGGTTTCATACCGGTTGATTTTAACATGGTGGCGACAACACTTGTATCATTTGCATGTGCAATGCAGGTTCAGACATTCCGTAAGGTGAACGGTTATTCATATGCAAGTACTATGTGTATAGGTAACCTGAGAAGCGGAACAGCGGCACTTTCCCTCTATATGAGAGAAAAAGATTCTGAAAAGCTAAGACAGGCAGCGTATTATTTTGGGATAATATTCTTCTTTGCAATAGGTGCCGGAATCGGAGGCGTAATGTCTGTAAGATACGGAATACATGTAATATGGATGTCGGTTGCACTGCTGCTCATAAGCTTCTGTCTGATGTTTGTTGAAAAACTGAGATAG
- a CDS encoding MATE family efflux transporter: MNRDLTKGNPSAELVKFSLPLLGSMIFQQLYNIADSFVAGKFIHENALAAVGNSYEITLIYIAFAFGCNMGCSVIVSNLFGGKRYSAMKTAVSTTFIASGILCAVLMAVGLLFGRNMLALIRTPDDIMADSLLYLNIYTMGLLFLFFYNIATGIFSAMGDSRTPFILLACSSTANIFVDILFVKEFQMGVAGVGWATFLCQGISCGAAVLLVFKRLAKIKNEDVHKPQIFSWGLLGKITNIAVPSILQQSFVSVGNIIIQSVINGYGAPVIAGYSAAIKLNNMVITSFTTLGNGVSNFTAQNMGAGRTERVGSGLKGGLKLVYIICIPVAALYMLGGKSILLLFINDRTGDAMKTGIQILRILAPFYFVVSTKLMCDGVLRGAGAMKSFMITTFTDLILRVVLAVMLSARFGVVGIWSAWPVGWSIGTAMSIYFYAVGRWKSYSIT, translated from the coding sequence ATGAATAGGGATTTGACGAAGGGGAATCCGTCGGCAGAGCTGGTTAAGTTCTCACTTCCGCTCCTTGGAAGTATGATATTCCAGCAGCTTTATAATATTGCCGACAGCTTTGTCGCAGGCAAGTTTATACACGAAAATGCTCTTGCAGCAGTAGGTAATTCATATGAGATAACGCTGATATACATAGCATTTGCATTTGGATGTAATATGGGATGCTCGGTTATAGTATCCAATCTGTTCGGTGGCAAAAGATATTCGGCAATGAAGACAGCTGTAAGTACAACGTTCATTGCGAGCGGAATACTGTGTGCCGTACTTATGGCAGTGGGACTTCTGTTTGGCAGGAACATGCTTGCACTTATAAGAACACCGGATGACATTATGGCAGATTCACTGCTGTATCTTAATATCTATACGATGGGACTTCTGTTTCTTTTCTTCTATAATATTGCAACGGGCATATTTTCTGCGATGGGAGATTCCAGAACGCCATTTATATTGCTGGCGTGTTCATCGACGGCTAACATATTTGTTGATATTCTGTTTGTTAAGGAATTCCAGATGGGAGTTGCGGGAGTCGGCTGGGCAACATTCCTGTGTCAGGGAATAAGCTGCGGTGCAGCAGTTTTACTCGTATTCAAAAGACTTGCAAAGATAAAGAATGAAGATGTACATAAACCGCAGATATTTTCATGGGGGCTTCTTGGCAAGATAACCAATATAGCGGTGCCAAGCATACTTCAGCAGAGCTTTGTGTCTGTAGGCAACATAATAATACAAAGTGTAATTAACGGATATGGAGCGCCGGTTATTGCAGGGTATTCGGCGGCAATTAAGCTTAATAATATGGTCATAACTTCATTTACGACACTTGGTAACGGAGTTTCCAACTTTACGGCACAGAATATGGGTGCCGGCAGGACGGAACGTGTCGGCAGCGGACTTAAGGGAGGACTTAAGCTTGTATATATTATCTGTATTCCTGTGGCTGCGCTCTATATGCTTGGAGGAAAAAGCATATTACTTCTGTTTATAAATGACAGAACCGGAGATGCTATGAAAACAGGGATTCAGATATTAAGAATTCTTGCACCGTTTTATTTTGTTGTGTCTACAAAGCTTATGTGCGACGGCGTATTACGCGGTGCAGGTGCTATGAAGTCATTTATGATAACAACATTTACGGATCTTATACTGAGGGTTGTACTTGCAGTAATGCTTTCAGCAAGATTCGGAGTAGTAGGCATATGGAGTGCATGGCCGGTAGGATGGTCAATCGGTACAGCCATGTCAATATATTTTTATGCAGTAGGCAGATGGAAAAGCTATTCCATAACATAA